A portion of the Trachemys scripta elegans isolate TJP31775 chromosome 9, CAS_Tse_1.0, whole genome shotgun sequence genome contains these proteins:
- the SHROOM4 gene encoding protein Shroom4 isoform X2 gives MRPGDELVNINGTPLYGSRQEALVLIKGSYRTLKMIVRRRNVPVIRPHSWHLAKLSEVRTEAATMHCPSDAFSLSWHSGCDSSDLSLQWAQLSRHCSTEKSSSIGSMESLDPPGQTYYEGSLSPVDQSMYQNKRDSAYSSFSASSNASDYALSLRPEETSSTDSILQGLGPSRAHEGRYLQTGSEGADVSHQLCGRLAPNSRPSSCPHESNLSGSAKSGAPPQPPVRRDSLRASNPQPAGTERRRASAPADALHLPGRWTSDTSLCLRDKEPKGVGSHSKEHLSADQYYMLSSHLDRRQPSMEQLLGESTDHPQGAAHGQCQDNGAHEGQPGANGDPPLSPQKGHRHSAPEQLLESQLHSLNVAMGSRCWDTQLQDGHQWTVNPLHLEQPGLGQQTEDAKEQPCRDPAAGPDQADDHATQAQHSPDRAQDSCHSQGPYRCYSELERSCSTPGDSAMPQQPAGLTPACSSEALVEEGKESGESRLSTRKSGPSHQRSAQLRRRSERFATNLRNEIQRRKAQLQKSKGSAALLCGEEPVEETDEPCESPPNPSAPPQGRLPSSGDRSSVSVTRARAKCLSPRPGAVPAGEHGRSPSRPANRSTPIPQPARKGPSTPAPDREKQRALGTRGRWRWSPEHKLQRALSPGEAYAKGPEAPASPLRLAEDAVLLPFADRRKFFEETSRCVARLPAWHSKPPSFQPKAAEPHTFQPLGAECQELRRRSVDQSYPPLSPGRQNLPAYAECCLEPPVCYAGLPRHGEFEYLRPFARACAGTAPVLREPCLYCSGNMCPALLQRNMQPSHHGYRCHTHPWVPRCSDCCCSVPHKALEESEPWPGRKVFPPEFPLEEWEPGAINRKGSQSVSELAHYKIGFQREGPFQPCLESSEQTWPPCYRAASSLDLSWDCEQRAPENPSESLHRPLRGRAFSESHLNMEPPSTRGQEMRDAPLAKLDETHPMLPCPARKKGPPPPRPPPPNWEKYRTRRASHHHLYPLEPAGPGSALLVVPLEQPHHQGGGSVETARQRSQSLPLDKLPGDSVKPVAISEPRMPGTLLQESLDTGHLPEQGSNHYYCHVSPREPLALDMGTRDTPRPDGPSEERMKETPRWDMGRSVKDEQYQVISWGQERPRPSPPCLAPEKVELAQESAEVESCRLGRQPPCRMTSEELMRDVAGRDRSLAGVLSPSSGMVTAAEVMGELFSAGDRRSWKDHYQQDWRLEKQSEAEAQEREEFQPISPPLGGAISPTSYSAYYNTSAGKAELLNKMKELPEGTSEEEEVDHELAQKKAQLIESISRKLAVLQEVQRGLQEDINANTTLGEEVECQVKGVCKPNEFDKFRLFIGDLDKVVNLLLSLSGRLARVENALNSLDHEATEDEKLALLEKKRQLTEQLEDAKELKEHVDRRERAVFGTISRSLPVEQLQDYQHFVKMKSALIIEQRELEEKIKLGEEQLRCLRESLLLGPRDY, from the exons GAGGAACGTGCCCGTCATCAGGCCCCACTCCTGGCACCTGGCCAAGCTCTCCGAGGTCCGGACCGAGGCTGCCACCATGCACTGTCCCTCTGATGCCTTCAGCTTGTCTTGGCACTCAGGATGTGACTCCAG tgacCTGTCCCTGCAGTGGGCCCAGCTGTCTCGCCATTGCAGCACGGAGAAGAGCAGCTCCATTGGAAGCATGGAGAGCCTGGACCCGCCCGGCCAGACCTACTACGAGGGCAGCCTCTCGCCTGTGGACCAGAGCATGTACCAGAACAAGCGGGACTCTGCCTACAGCTCCTTCTCAGCCAGTTCCAACGCCTCGGACTATGCCCTGTCCCTGCGCCCCGAGGAGACCTCCTCCACAGACTCCATcctccagggcctgggccccAGCCGAGCCCACGAGGGGCGCTACCTGCAGACGGGTAGTGAGGGGGCAGATGTCTCCCACCAGCTGTGTGGGCGCCTGGCACCCAACTCCAGGCCCTCCTCATGCCCCCATGAAAGCAACCTGTCGGGCTCTGCCAAATCAggcgcccctccccagccccctgtcaGGAGGGACAGCCTCCGGGCCTCCAACCCCCAGCCAGCTGGCACCGAGCGACGCCGGGCCTCCGCCCCTGCTGATGCCCTGCACCTCCCGGGCAGATGGACCTCGGACACCTCGCTGTGCCTGCGAGACAAGGAGCCCAAGGGAGTGGGAAGCCACTCGAAGGAGCACCTGTCTGCCGACCAGTACTACATGCTGAGCTCCCACCTGGACAGACGCCAGCCCAGCATGGAGCAGCTGTTAGGGGAGAGCACAGACCATCCCCAGGGGGCTGCCCATGGGCAGTGCCAGGACAACGGTGCCCACGAAGGACAGCCAGGTGCCAATGGTGACCCGCCCCTGTCTCCTCAGAAGGGGCACCGGCACAGTGCCCCTGAGCAGCTGCTTGAATCCCAGCTGCACTCCCTGAATGTAGCCATGGGCAGCAGATGCTGGGACACCCAGCTGCAGGACGGGCACCAATGGACTGTGAACCCGCTGCACTTGGAGCAGCCGGGACTCGGCCAGCAGACAGAGGATGCCAAAGAGCAGCCGTGCAGGGATCCGGCTGCGGGCCCAGACCAGGCTGATGACCATGCCACACAAGCCCAGCACTCCCCTGACCGGGCCCAGGACTCCTGCCACAGCCAGGGGCCGTACAGGTGTTACTCAGAGCTGGAGAGATCCTGCAGCACCCCCGGCGACTCAGCCATGCCACAGCAGCCTGCTGGCCTGACCCCTGCATGCAGCTCCGAGgcgctggtggaggaggggaaggagtccGGGGAGAGCAGGCTGAGCACCAGGAAATCGGGCCCTTCCCATCAGCGATCGGCCCAGCTGCGGCGCCGGAGTGAGCGCTTCGCCACCAACCTGCGCAACGAGATCCAGAGGAGGAAGGCCCAGCTGCAGAAGAGCAAGggctctgcagctctgctgtgtggggaggagccagtggaggaGACGGACGAACCGTGCGAGAGCCCCCCCAATCCCTCAGCACCGCCACAGGGCAGGCTGCCTAGCTCAGGGGACAGGAGCTCTGTCAGCGTGACACGAGCCAGAGCCAAGTGCCTGAGCCCCAGGCCGGGCGCAGTGCCTGCTGGAGAACATGGCAGGAGCCCCAGCCGCCCAGCCAACAGGagcacccccatcccccagcctgcaCGGAAAGGCCCCAGCACCCCTGCTCCTGACAGGGAGAAGCAGAGGGCTCTGGGGACTCGGGGCCGGTGGCGGTGGTCTCCGGAGCACAAGCTGCAGcgggccctgagccctggggaGGCGTATGCCAAGGGGCCGGAGGCGCCCGCCTCCCCGCTGCGCCTGGCAGAGGACGCCGTCCTGCTGCCCTTCGCTGACCGGAGGAAGTTCTTTGAGGAGACCAGCAGGTGCGTGGCACGCCTCCCCGCCTGGCACAGCAAACCCCCCAGCTTCCAGCCAAAGGCAGCCGAGCCGCATACCTTTCAGCCACTGGGCGCTGAATGTCAGGAGCTACGGCGCCGTTCCGTGGACCAGTCCTACCCGCCCCTGTCGCCGGGTCGGCAGAATCTCCCCGCCTATGCcgagtgctgcctggagccgcctGTGTGCTACGCCGGCCTCCCGCGGCATGGCGAGTTCGAGTACCTGCGGCCCTTTGCCCGGGCCTGTGCCGGGACAGCCCCAGTGCTCCGCGAGCCCTGCCTCTACTGCTCCGGCAACATGTGCCCTGCACTGCTGCAGAGGAACATGCAGCCCAGCCATCACGGCTACCGCTGCCACACGCATCCCTGGGTGCCGCGGTGTTccgactgctgctgctctgttcccCACAAGGCCCTGGAGGAGAGCGAGCCCTGGCCTGGGAGGAAGGTGTTCCCACCG GAATTTCCTCTGGAAGAGTGGGAGCCTGGGGCGATAAACAGGAAGGGCAGCCAGTCAGTGAG TGAGCTGGCGCACTACAAGATCGGCTTCCAGAGggagggtcccttccagccctgcttgGAGAGCTCCGAGCAAACGTGGCCTCCGTGCTACCGGGCCGCGTCCTCTCTCGACCTCTCTTGGGACTGCGAGCAGCGCGCGCCAGAGAACCCCAGCGAGTCACTCCACCGCCCGCTCCGGGGCAGGGCCTTCTCCGAGAGCCACCTCAACATGGAACCGCCCAGCACCCGGGGCCAGGAGATGAGAGACGCCCCCTTAGCCAAGCTAGATGAGACCCACCCGATGCTTCCGTGTCCGGCCAGAAAGAAagggccgcctcctccccggcccccaccccctaacTGGGAGAAGTACAGAACTCGCCGGGCCTCCCACCACCACCTGTACCCACTGGAGCCCGCTGGGCCTGGCTCAGCCTTGCTGGTGGTGCCCCTGGAACAGCCTCACCACCAAGGCGGTGGCAGCGTGGAGACCGCAAGGCAGCGCTCCCAGAGCCTTCCCCTGGACAAGCTCCCTGGGGACTCGGTCAAGCCCGTGGCCATCTCAGAGCCTCGAATGCCTGGCACCCTCCTGCAGGAATCCCTGGACACCGGGCACCTGCCAGAGCAGGGGAGCAACCACTACTACTGCCACGTCTCGCCTCGGGAGCCGCTGGCATTGGACATGGGCACCAGGGACACTCCCAG GCCAGATGGGCCCTCAGAGGAGAGGATGAAGGAGACGCCGCGGTGGGATATGGGCAGGTCTGTAAAGGATGAACAATACCAGGTGAttagctggggccaggagcgccCGCGGCCCAGCCCCCCCTGCCTGG cccccgaGAAGGTGGAGTTGGCCCAGGAGAGCGCAGAGGTGGAGAGCTGCCGGCTGGGCAGGCAGCCGCCCTGCCGCATGACCTCAGAGGAGCTGATGCGAGACGTGGCGGGCAGGGATCGCTCCCTGGCAGGTGTGCTGAGCCCATCCTCTGGCATGGTGACAGCCGCCGAGGTCATGGGAGAGCTCTTCTCGGCGGGGGACCGCCGCTCGTGGAAGGACCATTACCAGCAGGACTGGCGGCTGGAGAAGCAGAGTGAGGCTGAAGCTCAGGAAAG GGAGGAGTTCcagcccatctcccctcccctggggggCGCCATCAGCCCCACCTCCTACTCAGCCTATTACAACACCTCGGCGGGGAAGGCTGAGCTGCTCAACAAGATGAAGGAGCTACCGGAGGGGacctcagaggaggaggaggtggatcACGAGCTAGCACAGAAGAAG GCACAGCTCATCGAGAGCATCAGCAGGAAGTTGGCGGTGCTGCAGGAGGTGCAGCGGGGCCTGCAGGAGGATATCAACGCCAACACAAcattgggggaggaggtggagtgccAGGTGAAGGGCGTCTGCAAACCCAATGAGTTTGACAAGTTCCGCCTCTTCATTGGAGACTTAGACAAGGTGGTGAATCTGCTGCTGTCGCTCTCGGGGCGGCTGGCCCGGGTGGAGAATGCCCTCAACAGCCTGGACCATGAGGCCACCGAGGACGAGAAG CTGGCACTGCTGGAGAAGAAGCGGCAGCTGACGGAGCAGTTAGAGGATGCCAAGGAGCTGAAGGAGCACGTGGATCGGCGAGAGAGGGCCGTGTTCGGCACCATCTCACGCTCCCTGCCAGTTGAGCAGCTCCAGGACTACCAGCACTTTGTCAAGATGAAGTCAGCCCTCATCATCGAGCAGCGGGAGCTGGAGGAGAAGATCAAGCTGGGCGAGGAGCAGCTCAGATGTCTCAGGGAGAGCCTCCTGCTTGGGCCCAGAGATTATTAG
- the SHROOM4 gene encoding protein Shroom4 isoform X1: MEPPEERTESRLVSFQYVHVQLQGGAPWGFTLKGGLEHGEPLIVSKIEDGGKAALSRKMRPGDELVNINGTPLYGSRQEALVLIKGSYRTLKMIVRRRNVPVIRPHSWHLAKLSEVRTEAATMHCPSDAFSLSWHSGCDSSDLSLQWAQLSRHCSTEKSSSIGSMESLDPPGQTYYEGSLSPVDQSMYQNKRDSAYSSFSASSNASDYALSLRPEETSSTDSILQGLGPSRAHEGRYLQTGSEGADVSHQLCGRLAPNSRPSSCPHESNLSGSAKSGAPPQPPVRRDSLRASNPQPAGTERRRASAPADALHLPGRWTSDTSLCLRDKEPKGVGSHSKEHLSADQYYMLSSHLDRRQPSMEQLLGESTDHPQGAAHGQCQDNGAHEGQPGANGDPPLSPQKGHRHSAPEQLLESQLHSLNVAMGSRCWDTQLQDGHQWTVNPLHLEQPGLGQQTEDAKEQPCRDPAAGPDQADDHATQAQHSPDRAQDSCHSQGPYRCYSELERSCSTPGDSAMPQQPAGLTPACSSEALVEEGKESGESRLSTRKSGPSHQRSAQLRRRSERFATNLRNEIQRRKAQLQKSKGSAALLCGEEPVEETDEPCESPPNPSAPPQGRLPSSGDRSSVSVTRARAKCLSPRPGAVPAGEHGRSPSRPANRSTPIPQPARKGPSTPAPDREKQRALGTRGRWRWSPEHKLQRALSPGEAYAKGPEAPASPLRLAEDAVLLPFADRRKFFEETSRCVARLPAWHSKPPSFQPKAAEPHTFQPLGAECQELRRRSVDQSYPPLSPGRQNLPAYAECCLEPPVCYAGLPRHGEFEYLRPFARACAGTAPVLREPCLYCSGNMCPALLQRNMQPSHHGYRCHTHPWVPRCSDCCCSVPHKALEESEPWPGRKVFPPEFPLEEWEPGAINRKGSQSVSELAHYKIGFQREGPFQPCLESSEQTWPPCYRAASSLDLSWDCEQRAPENPSESLHRPLRGRAFSESHLNMEPPSTRGQEMRDAPLAKLDETHPMLPCPARKKGPPPPRPPPPNWEKYRTRRASHHHLYPLEPAGPGSALLVVPLEQPHHQGGGSVETARQRSQSLPLDKLPGDSVKPVAISEPRMPGTLLQESLDTGHLPEQGSNHYYCHVSPREPLALDMGTRDTPRPDGPSEERMKETPRWDMGRSVKDEQYQVISWGQERPRPSPPCLAPEKVELAQESAEVESCRLGRQPPCRMTSEELMRDVAGRDRSLAGVLSPSSGMVTAAEVMGELFSAGDRRSWKDHYQQDWRLEKQSEAEAQEREEFQPISPPLGGAISPTSYSAYYNTSAGKAELLNKMKELPEGTSEEEEVDHELAQKKAQLIESISRKLAVLQEVQRGLQEDINANTTLGEEVECQVKGVCKPNEFDKFRLFIGDLDKVVNLLLSLSGRLARVENALNSLDHEATEDEKLALLEKKRQLTEQLEDAKELKEHVDRRERAVFGTISRSLPVEQLQDYQHFVKMKSALIIEQRELEEKIKLGEEQLRCLRESLLLGPRDY, from the exons GAGGAACGTGCCCGTCATCAGGCCCCACTCCTGGCACCTGGCCAAGCTCTCCGAGGTCCGGACCGAGGCTGCCACCATGCACTGTCCCTCTGATGCCTTCAGCTTGTCTTGGCACTCAGGATGTGACTCCAG tgacCTGTCCCTGCAGTGGGCCCAGCTGTCTCGCCATTGCAGCACGGAGAAGAGCAGCTCCATTGGAAGCATGGAGAGCCTGGACCCGCCCGGCCAGACCTACTACGAGGGCAGCCTCTCGCCTGTGGACCAGAGCATGTACCAGAACAAGCGGGACTCTGCCTACAGCTCCTTCTCAGCCAGTTCCAACGCCTCGGACTATGCCCTGTCCCTGCGCCCCGAGGAGACCTCCTCCACAGACTCCATcctccagggcctgggccccAGCCGAGCCCACGAGGGGCGCTACCTGCAGACGGGTAGTGAGGGGGCAGATGTCTCCCACCAGCTGTGTGGGCGCCTGGCACCCAACTCCAGGCCCTCCTCATGCCCCCATGAAAGCAACCTGTCGGGCTCTGCCAAATCAggcgcccctccccagccccctgtcaGGAGGGACAGCCTCCGGGCCTCCAACCCCCAGCCAGCTGGCACCGAGCGACGCCGGGCCTCCGCCCCTGCTGATGCCCTGCACCTCCCGGGCAGATGGACCTCGGACACCTCGCTGTGCCTGCGAGACAAGGAGCCCAAGGGAGTGGGAAGCCACTCGAAGGAGCACCTGTCTGCCGACCAGTACTACATGCTGAGCTCCCACCTGGACAGACGCCAGCCCAGCATGGAGCAGCTGTTAGGGGAGAGCACAGACCATCCCCAGGGGGCTGCCCATGGGCAGTGCCAGGACAACGGTGCCCACGAAGGACAGCCAGGTGCCAATGGTGACCCGCCCCTGTCTCCTCAGAAGGGGCACCGGCACAGTGCCCCTGAGCAGCTGCTTGAATCCCAGCTGCACTCCCTGAATGTAGCCATGGGCAGCAGATGCTGGGACACCCAGCTGCAGGACGGGCACCAATGGACTGTGAACCCGCTGCACTTGGAGCAGCCGGGACTCGGCCAGCAGACAGAGGATGCCAAAGAGCAGCCGTGCAGGGATCCGGCTGCGGGCCCAGACCAGGCTGATGACCATGCCACACAAGCCCAGCACTCCCCTGACCGGGCCCAGGACTCCTGCCACAGCCAGGGGCCGTACAGGTGTTACTCAGAGCTGGAGAGATCCTGCAGCACCCCCGGCGACTCAGCCATGCCACAGCAGCCTGCTGGCCTGACCCCTGCATGCAGCTCCGAGgcgctggtggaggaggggaaggagtccGGGGAGAGCAGGCTGAGCACCAGGAAATCGGGCCCTTCCCATCAGCGATCGGCCCAGCTGCGGCGCCGGAGTGAGCGCTTCGCCACCAACCTGCGCAACGAGATCCAGAGGAGGAAGGCCCAGCTGCAGAAGAGCAAGggctctgcagctctgctgtgtggggaggagccagtggaggaGACGGACGAACCGTGCGAGAGCCCCCCCAATCCCTCAGCACCGCCACAGGGCAGGCTGCCTAGCTCAGGGGACAGGAGCTCTGTCAGCGTGACACGAGCCAGAGCCAAGTGCCTGAGCCCCAGGCCGGGCGCAGTGCCTGCTGGAGAACATGGCAGGAGCCCCAGCCGCCCAGCCAACAGGagcacccccatcccccagcctgcaCGGAAAGGCCCCAGCACCCCTGCTCCTGACAGGGAGAAGCAGAGGGCTCTGGGGACTCGGGGCCGGTGGCGGTGGTCTCCGGAGCACAAGCTGCAGcgggccctgagccctggggaGGCGTATGCCAAGGGGCCGGAGGCGCCCGCCTCCCCGCTGCGCCTGGCAGAGGACGCCGTCCTGCTGCCCTTCGCTGACCGGAGGAAGTTCTTTGAGGAGACCAGCAGGTGCGTGGCACGCCTCCCCGCCTGGCACAGCAAACCCCCCAGCTTCCAGCCAAAGGCAGCCGAGCCGCATACCTTTCAGCCACTGGGCGCTGAATGTCAGGAGCTACGGCGCCGTTCCGTGGACCAGTCCTACCCGCCCCTGTCGCCGGGTCGGCAGAATCTCCCCGCCTATGCcgagtgctgcctggagccgcctGTGTGCTACGCCGGCCTCCCGCGGCATGGCGAGTTCGAGTACCTGCGGCCCTTTGCCCGGGCCTGTGCCGGGACAGCCCCAGTGCTCCGCGAGCCCTGCCTCTACTGCTCCGGCAACATGTGCCCTGCACTGCTGCAGAGGAACATGCAGCCCAGCCATCACGGCTACCGCTGCCACACGCATCCCTGGGTGCCGCGGTGTTccgactgctgctgctctgttcccCACAAGGCCCTGGAGGAGAGCGAGCCCTGGCCTGGGAGGAAGGTGTTCCCACCG GAATTTCCTCTGGAAGAGTGGGAGCCTGGGGCGATAAACAGGAAGGGCAGCCAGTCAGTGAG TGAGCTGGCGCACTACAAGATCGGCTTCCAGAGggagggtcccttccagccctgcttgGAGAGCTCCGAGCAAACGTGGCCTCCGTGCTACCGGGCCGCGTCCTCTCTCGACCTCTCTTGGGACTGCGAGCAGCGCGCGCCAGAGAACCCCAGCGAGTCACTCCACCGCCCGCTCCGGGGCAGGGCCTTCTCCGAGAGCCACCTCAACATGGAACCGCCCAGCACCCGGGGCCAGGAGATGAGAGACGCCCCCTTAGCCAAGCTAGATGAGACCCACCCGATGCTTCCGTGTCCGGCCAGAAAGAAagggccgcctcctccccggcccccaccccctaacTGGGAGAAGTACAGAACTCGCCGGGCCTCCCACCACCACCTGTACCCACTGGAGCCCGCTGGGCCTGGCTCAGCCTTGCTGGTGGTGCCCCTGGAACAGCCTCACCACCAAGGCGGTGGCAGCGTGGAGACCGCAAGGCAGCGCTCCCAGAGCCTTCCCCTGGACAAGCTCCCTGGGGACTCGGTCAAGCCCGTGGCCATCTCAGAGCCTCGAATGCCTGGCACCCTCCTGCAGGAATCCCTGGACACCGGGCACCTGCCAGAGCAGGGGAGCAACCACTACTACTGCCACGTCTCGCCTCGGGAGCCGCTGGCATTGGACATGGGCACCAGGGACACTCCCAG GCCAGATGGGCCCTCAGAGGAGAGGATGAAGGAGACGCCGCGGTGGGATATGGGCAGGTCTGTAAAGGATGAACAATACCAGGTGAttagctggggccaggagcgccCGCGGCCCAGCCCCCCCTGCCTGG cccccgaGAAGGTGGAGTTGGCCCAGGAGAGCGCAGAGGTGGAGAGCTGCCGGCTGGGCAGGCAGCCGCCCTGCCGCATGACCTCAGAGGAGCTGATGCGAGACGTGGCGGGCAGGGATCGCTCCCTGGCAGGTGTGCTGAGCCCATCCTCTGGCATGGTGACAGCCGCCGAGGTCATGGGAGAGCTCTTCTCGGCGGGGGACCGCCGCTCGTGGAAGGACCATTACCAGCAGGACTGGCGGCTGGAGAAGCAGAGTGAGGCTGAAGCTCAGGAAAG GGAGGAGTTCcagcccatctcccctcccctggggggCGCCATCAGCCCCACCTCCTACTCAGCCTATTACAACACCTCGGCGGGGAAGGCTGAGCTGCTCAACAAGATGAAGGAGCTACCGGAGGGGacctcagaggaggaggaggtggatcACGAGCTAGCACAGAAGAAG GCACAGCTCATCGAGAGCATCAGCAGGAAGTTGGCGGTGCTGCAGGAGGTGCAGCGGGGCCTGCAGGAGGATATCAACGCCAACACAAcattgggggaggaggtggagtgccAGGTGAAGGGCGTCTGCAAACCCAATGAGTTTGACAAGTTCCGCCTCTTCATTGGAGACTTAGACAAGGTGGTGAATCTGCTGCTGTCGCTCTCGGGGCGGCTGGCCCGGGTGGAGAATGCCCTCAACAGCCTGGACCATGAGGCCACCGAGGACGAGAAG CTGGCACTGCTGGAGAAGAAGCGGCAGCTGACGGAGCAGTTAGAGGATGCCAAGGAGCTGAAGGAGCACGTGGATCGGCGAGAGAGGGCCGTGTTCGGCACCATCTCACGCTCCCTGCCAGTTGAGCAGCTCCAGGACTACCAGCACTTTGTCAAGATGAAGTCAGCCCTCATCATCGAGCAGCGGGAGCTGGAGGAGAAGATCAAGCTGGGCGAGGAGCAGCTCAGATGTCTCAGGGAGAGCCTCCTGCTTGGGCCCAGAGATTATTAG